One stretch of Cryptococcus neoformans var. neoformans B-3501A chromosome 5, whole genome shotgun sequence DNA includes these proteins:
- a CDS encoding hypothetical protein (HMMPfam hit to AAA, ATPase family associated with various cellular activities (AAA), score: 40.8, E(): 3.8e-09) produces the protein MTKFAIGDGVLVSVEGGNDGVAVLIDLWEEERSEDDEEEDEEDEDGEEEKSPLMMAEVHWLLRRQDLPDVRRNFKVDDNEVLLTASSTRRVTATIPISLLDDTVPVLSRTEFREKYPEEKSHYRGWAYVKEGIYWCQRAFDRFAKGQNCWKIDIEEWKEVGKRGEGWTVPISKEEEEHPQEPGLESSDESDDGSEARVEEESDGDEESEEESDDPAESISKKRKRPTKTAKTYAKRGRKVVTASRSKLPPRSKATPKSRKATKKPHPATSTSFLPTDFIAPELLPTDPFERALRMLHVGATPESLPCREEEFVDVLSKVEEGVESGGGGCLYIAGVPGTGKTATVHAVVKELKRKAEDGEIPPFSYVEINGLKIPAPQHAYTVLWEAISSSKGVGAKTALKGLERHFGKKGGGARGPRGHTFVVLMDELDQLLTSKQDVVYNFFNWPTMRDSQLFVIAVANRMDLPQQLAAKIKSRLGLQTILFEPYDRAALVSIVQSRLIPHPLMPSQDPKVLLPDAISLAAMKMAGTNGDARRVLDACRRAVEVALENKSKPPSATPTAPPPQPGPQPVSAKAMAAVLQAMSSSPTTKFIQACSLQQKLMLAALVRCVRREGVAEIVWKNIRNDHDALMRSLAFDTSEQGGREVAPNLLSNSELALVLTSLTSSHALVCSADISKGIDERKIALGMEIGEVGRVLMNEGDSWRKALAGV, from the exons ATGACAAAATTCGCCATAGGAGATGGAGTGTTGGTCAGCGTTGAGGGTGGCAACGATGGTGTGGCAGTCTTGATCGATttatgggaagaagaacgatctgaagatgacgaggaggaggatgaagaagacgaagacggagaagaagaaaaaagccCTTTAATGATGGCAGAAGTACACTGGCTTCTGAGACGGCAGGACTTACCCGATGTCAGAAGGAATTTCAAAGTTGATGAT AATGAAGTCTTACTTACTGCGTCATCCACTCGTCGGGTAACAGCTACTATACCAATTAGCCTACTCGACGATACAGTCCCTGTATTATCTCGAACCGAATTCCGCGAGAAATACCCAGAAGAAAAGTCGCATTACCGAGGCTGGGCATACGTCAAAGAAGGTATCTATTGGTGCCAACGAGCTTTCGATAGATTCGCCAAAGGTCAAAACTGTTGGAAGATCGACattgaagaatggaaagaggtcgggaaaaggggagaaggatggacCGTCCCCATttccaaagaagaggaagagcatcCACAAGAACCCGGCCTCGAAAGTTCGGATGAGAGCGACGATGGGAGCGAAGCCCGAGTagaggaggaaagtgatggtgatgaagagagtgaagaggagTCTGACGATCCCGCCGAGTCCATCtcgaagaaaagaaaacgACCGACGAAGACAGCTAAAACCTACGCCAAAAGAGGCAGAAAAGTAGTCACAGCGTCAAGATCTAAACTCCCTCCCAGATCAAAAGCCACTCCTAAATCTCGCAAAGCGACGAAGAAACCCCACCCCGCCACATCGACTTCTTTTTTACCCACCGATTTTATTGCCCCCGAATTACTGCCCACGGATCCTTTCGAGAGAGCTTTACGGATGCTTCACGTTGGTGCAACACCCGAAAGCCTACCCTGtcgcgaagaagaattcgTTGACGTTCTCAGtaaagttgaagaaggtgtagaaagtggtggtggaggttgtCTTT ATATCGCAGGTGTCCCCGGAACGGGCAAAACTGCCACGGTCCACGCCGTGGTTAAAGAACTGAAACGTAAAGCTGAAGATGGCGAAATTCCACCCTTTTCATATGTAGAAATTAATGGCCTTAAAATCCCCGCTCCTCAACATGCTTACACTGTTCTGTGGGAGGCTATCAGTAGTTCAAAAGGTGTCGGCGCGAAGACGGCTTTGAAGGGATTAGAGAGACATTTCGGCAAaaaaggtggtggagcgAGAGGTCCTAGAGGTCATACTTT TGTTGTCCTCATGGATGAGCTCGATCAGCTGCTCACGTCCAAGCAAGACGTGGTCTACAACTTTTTCAACTGGCCAACTATGCGAGACTCTCAACTCTTCGTCATTGCTGTTGCCAATCGTATGGACTTGCCTCAACAACTCGCGGCCAAGATCAAATCTCGTCTTGGCCTTCAGACCATCCTTTTCGAGCCATACGATCGTGCGGCTCTTGTATCTATCGTCCAATCACGACTCATCCCTCATCCCTTGATGCCCAGTCAAGATCCTAAAGTGTTGCTGCCTGATGCCATATCGCTGGCAGCTATGAAGATGGCGGGGACGAATGGTGACGCTCGACGTGTCCTGGACGCTTGCCGACGTGCAGTCGAAGTCGCTCTCGAAAACAAGTCTAAGCCCCCTTCCGCTACGCCTACGGCCCCGCCACCACAACCTGGCCCTCAACCGGTCAGTGCCAAAGCAATGGCCGCCGTCCTTCAAGCTAtgtcttcctccccaaCAACCAAATTCATCCAAGCCTGTTCACTGCAGCAAAAGCTGATGTTGGCTGCACTCGTCAGGTGTgtaagaagagaaggggtgGCTGAGATTGTTTGGAAGAATATCAGGAATGACCATGATGCTTTGATGAGGAGTTTGGCGTTCGATACTTCCGAGCAAGGCGGTAGAGAGGTGGCCCCCAACTTATTGTCAAATTCAGAGCTGGCCCTTGTCTTGACCAGTCTAACTAGCTCGCACGCTCTGGTTTGTTCGGCAGATATCAGCAAGGGAATtgatgagaggaagattgCTTTAGGAATGGAGATTGGTGAAGTGGGAAGGGTCTTGATGAATGAGGGTGACAGCTGGAGGAAAGCGCTGGCTGGTGTATAA